Proteins from one Thermotoga sp. SG1 genomic window:
- a CDS encoding transcription repressor NadR, which produces MREFKKERLRSILKILERSKEPVSGSKLAEELGVSRQIIVQDIAYLRSQGYGIIATPRGYFLSEGKAKVSKLVAVKHEPEDIKEELLCIVRNGGRVLDVIVEHPVYGEIRGIIDVSTEEDVLKFVSLMEMTKTEPLLKLSGGVHLHTIEAPDEETMRKILKELNEKGFLIEEV; this is translated from the coding sequence ATGAGAGAGTTCAAGAAGGAACGTCTGAGGTCTATTCTGAAGATTCTCGAAAGGTCAAAAGAACCTGTCAGTGGCTCTAAACTGGCAGAAGAGCTTGGTGTGAGCAGACAGATAATAGTCCAGGATATCGCCTATCTGAGAAGCCAGGGATACGGCATAATCGCAACTCCCAGAGGTTATTTTCTCAGTGAAGGAAAAGCGAAGGTCTCAAAGCTTGTCGCTGTAAAGCATGAGCCGGAAGATATAAAGGAAGAACTGCTCTGTATCGTAAGAAACGGCGGAAGAGTTTTGGACGTGATCGTGGAACATCCGGTCTACGGTGAGATCAGGGGAATCATTGATGTCTCCACAGAAGAGGATGTTCTAAAATTTGTCAGCCTCATGGAGATGACCAAGACGGAACCACTTTTGAAACTGTCGGGAGGAGTTCATCTTCACACCATAGAGGCTCCTGACGAAGAAACTATGAGAAAAATACTGAAAGAACTGAATGAGAAAGGCTTTCTGATAGAGGAGGTATGA
- a CDS encoding ribonuclease E/G yields the protein MNEGDLEEIFLDEIETITGKIYLGKVERIAPGLEAAFVKIGKGRNAFLKLNEINGSYREIVLKGQEVTEGAKVLVQVKKDASGKKGPQVTAQIGIADRFVVIFPFKKAVGVSRKIENRLERRRLRSLAIDLRRRYGIGVIIRTAAEGVEEEEIVKNFQEALNKWNEVLQKFRRSRKPKLLYEEDPIEQIVKEKVNSKIDRLIYNEKSILSTLEKYVQTLPKKPELVYTEGDLFEKYFIYDRLKQLLSRTVPLRSGGNIVIDRTEALTVIDVNSESYTEAENQEELALKTNLEAIEEIIRQLILRNIGGIVVVDFIKQRNPKNYEKILERFKELAKKDGTKIEVFGFTNLGLLEMTRKRTTRPLDTFLFTRCPVCGGTGRVISQKVLLKRIKEDLKKLREFGEVTLRLHPNMSGYFKKEDVKRLEKEFKVKISLDYTWNDPNSYELSAKTKKGGK from the coding sequence CTGAACGAAGGTGATCTGGAAGAAATCTTCCTCGATGAAATAGAGACGATCACGGGAAAGATCTATCTTGGAAAGGTAGAAAGGATCGCACCTGGCCTTGAGGCGGCCTTTGTGAAGATCGGAAAGGGCAGAAACGCTTTCTTGAAGCTCAACGAGATAAACGGGTCCTACAGAGAGATCGTTCTGAAAGGGCAGGAAGTAACAGAGGGAGCAAAGGTACTTGTACAGGTGAAAAAGGACGCCTCTGGAAAAAAGGGGCCACAGGTGACAGCACAGATCGGAATTGCTGACAGATTCGTGGTAATCTTTCCCTTCAAGAAAGCGGTGGGAGTCTCCAGAAAGATCGAAAACAGACTGGAAAGACGGAGGTTAAGAAGTCTTGCCATCGACTTGAGAAGGAGATACGGCATTGGAGTGATCATAAGAACAGCCGCTGAAGGAGTTGAAGAGGAAGAAATCGTCAAAAACTTTCAGGAAGCCCTGAACAAATGGAACGAGGTCCTTCAAAAGTTCAGAAGATCGAGAAAACCAAAACTCCTTTATGAAGAGGACCCCATCGAACAGATAGTGAAAGAGAAAGTGAATTCAAAGATCGACAGGTTGATCTACAACGAAAAATCGATCCTGAGCACTCTGGAGAAGTACGTTCAAACGCTTCCGAAAAAACCAGAACTCGTGTATACAGAAGGCGATCTGTTTGAAAAGTACTTCATTTACGACAGGTTGAAACAACTTCTCTCTCGAACGGTGCCACTGAGGAGTGGCGGAAACATAGTGATAGACAGAACAGAGGCCCTCACGGTGATAGACGTAAATTCAGAAAGTTACACGGAGGCTGAAAATCAAGAAGAACTTGCTTTGAAAACCAACTTAGAGGCCATCGAGGAGATCATCAGACAGTTGATCCTCAGAAACATCGGTGGTATCGTCGTGGTGGATTTCATAAAACAGCGGAATCCAAAAAACTACGAAAAGATCCTGGAACGCTTCAAAGAACTTGCAAAGAAGGATGGAACAAAAATAGAAGTTTTCGGTTTCACGAACCTGGGTCTTCTGGAAATGACAAGAAAAAGAACAACCAGACCACTAGATACTTTTCTTTTCACTAGATGTCCTGTTTGTGGTGGTACCGGAAGAGTCATCTCGCAGAAGGTCCTTCTAAAGAGGATAAAAGAGGACCTGAAAAAACTGAGAGAGTTCGGTGAAGTTACTCTAAGGCTCCATCCGAACATGTCTGGATATTTTAAGAAAGAGGATGTGAAAAGGCTGGAGAAAGAATTCAAGGTGAAAATTTCTCTGGATTACACTTGGAACGACCCAAATTCTTATGAACTCAGTGCAAAGACCAAGAAAGGAGGAAAGTGA
- the tsf gene encoding translation elongation factor Ts, translated as MEVSMDLIKKLREMTGAGVLDCKKALEESEGDIEKAVEILRKKGAATAEKKAGRVTKEGIIVAYVHFNGRIGVLLEMNCETDFVARTDEFKELAYNLAKQVAAMKPRYVRREDVPEEVIEKEKEIYRAQIKDKPEHVIEKIVEGKLEKFFEQACLYEQTYIFDDSKKVKDLINELIAKTGENIRVSRFTRYEVGEEG; from the coding sequence ATGGAAGTATCCATGGATCTCATCAAAAAACTCAGAGAGATGACGGGTGCGGGAGTGCTCGACTGCAAGAAAGCACTTGAAGAGTCCGAAGGAGACATAGAAAAGGCAGTGGAAATTCTGAGGAAAAAGGGAGCAGCGACCGCAGAGAAAAAGGCAGGAAGGGTCACGAAAGAAGGTATAATAGTTGCCTACGTCCATTTCAACGGAAGAATAGGAGTTTTGCTCGAGATGAACTGTGAAACGGATTTTGTGGCAAGAACAGATGAATTCAAAGAACTGGCTTACAACCTGGCAAAACAGGTTGCTGCCATGAAGCCGAGATACGTCAGAAGAGAAGACGTTCCAGAAGAAGTCATAGAGAAAGAGAAGGAAATCTACAGAGCTCAGATAAAGGACAAACCAGAACATGTGATCGAGAAAATCGTAGAGGGAAAACTGGAAAAATTCTTCGAACAGGCGTGTCTCTACGAACAGACCTACATATTCGATGACTCGAAGAAGGTGAAGGACCTCATCAACGAACTCATAGCAAAAACGGGAGAAAACATAAGAGTTTCTAGGTTCACAAGATACGAAGTCGGAGAAGAAGGGTGA
- a CDS encoding DegV family protein, producing the protein MDSAVTVGDWKLPFPLKTIGIKVYIDDREFTDGVDLDSETFYSFFGKAKDFRTAVPSPVEMEKVLRDIISEGYTRIFCVHLSSKLSAFYSVMNGVVERLKKEFPDVEFKVIDTRQVSIGAGYVLLELMRAVERGEEDLEAVVENVNRRIKIRFSVLEFNYLIKSGRVRATVGILGNLAKIFPIMSLENGELKVAAKKRGLKNVVEKIVEDLKAEEPIMLGLAYAGEEMKEIVLELKARLQDEKVKRVDIVRLPPTLAVHSGPKMFGAGILTLE; encoded by the coding sequence ATCGACAGTGCCGTAACCGTTGGAGATTGGAAGCTCCCGTTTCCGCTGAAGACTATTGGAATAAAGGTTTACATCGACGATAGAGAGTTCACCGATGGAGTAGATCTTGATTCGGAGACGTTTTACAGTTTTTTTGGAAAAGCAAAAGACTTCAGAACGGCCGTTCCTTCTCCAGTTGAAATGGAGAAGGTTTTGCGTGATATAATTTCTGAAGGCTACACCAGAATCTTCTGTGTTCATCTGTCCTCGAAGTTGAGTGCTTTCTACAGTGTCATGAACGGCGTTGTAGAACGCTTGAAGAAAGAATTTCCAGATGTAGAATTCAAGGTGATAGATACCAGGCAGGTTTCGATCGGAGCGGGATACGTGCTGCTGGAACTGATGAGAGCAGTCGAAAGAGGAGAGGAAGATCTGGAAGCAGTCGTTGAAAACGTGAACAGGAGGATAAAAATAAGATTCTCTGTTCTTGAGTTCAACTACCTCATAAAGAGTGGAAGGGTCAGAGCAACGGTCGGCATACTGGGAAATCTGGCGAAGATATTCCCTATCATGAGTCTTGAAAACGGAGAACTGAAGGTCGCTGCAAAAAAGCGAGGTTTGAAAAACGTCGTCGAAAAAATCGTGGAAGATCTGAAGGCAGAAGAACCCATAATGCTTGGATTGGCTTACGCTGGCGAAGAGATGAAGGAGATCGTTCTTGAACTGAAGGCAAGACTTCAGGATGAGAAAGTGAAAAGAGTGGACATCGTCAGATTACCCCCTACCCTTGCCGTTCACTCGGGACCCAAGATGTTTGGAGCAGGGATTCTGACACTCGAATGA
- the atpD gene encoding F0F1 ATP synthase subunit beta, with amino-acid sequence MAKGSKGYIVGVMGPVVDVKFPEEELPDIFNALEVVNPQTGQKVVLEVEQLIGDGVVRTVAMDSTDGLTKGLEVVDTGEPITAPVGKEVLGRILNVIGEPVDEAGEIKSKERWPIHRPAPELVEQSTEIEILETGIKVIDLLAPFPKGGKIGFFGGAGVGKTVLVMELIRNIAIEHKGFSVFAGVGERTREGNELWLEMQESGVLGNTVLVFGQMNEPPGARFRVALTALTIAEYFRDVEGRDVLLFIDNIFRFVQAGSEVSALLGRMPSAVGYQPTLATDMGELQERITSTRRGSITSVQAIYVPADDITDPAPATTFAHLDATVVLSRRIAELGLYPAVDPLDSSSKILDPAVVGREHYEVARGVQEVLQRYKDLQDIIAILGVEELSPEDKLVVHRARRIQRFLSQPFHVAERFTGRPGKYVPLEETIRGFKEILDGKLDDVPEQAFLMAGTIDEVKERAKEMRS; translated from the coding sequence ATGGCAAAGGGTTCAAAAGGATACATAGTGGGAGTGATGGGACCCGTTGTGGATGTGAAGTTCCCCGAAGAAGAACTTCCAGACATATTCAACGCCCTTGAGGTTGTGAACCCTCAGACGGGACAGAAAGTTGTTCTTGAAGTAGAACAACTCATAGGAGACGGTGTCGTGAGAACGGTGGCAATGGACTCCACCGATGGGCTCACGAAGGGTCTGGAAGTGGTTGATACGGGTGAACCAATTACCGCTCCTGTGGGAAAAGAAGTACTCGGAAGAATACTGAACGTTATAGGGGAACCTGTGGACGAAGCCGGCGAGATAAAGTCGAAAGAAAGGTGGCCGATCCACAGGCCGGCCCCTGAACTTGTGGAACAGTCCACCGAGATCGAAATCCTCGAGACGGGAATAAAAGTTATCGATCTGCTTGCACCGTTCCCGAAAGGTGGAAAGATAGGTTTCTTCGGTGGTGCCGGTGTTGGTAAAACAGTGCTCGTTATGGAATTGATCAGAAACATCGCTATAGAGCACAAAGGGTTTTCTGTGTTCGCGGGTGTCGGTGAGAGGACAAGGGAAGGGAACGAACTCTGGCTTGAAATGCAGGAAAGCGGTGTTCTTGGTAACACCGTCCTCGTCTTCGGACAGATGAACGAACCACCGGGGGCAAGATTCAGAGTCGCCTTGACAGCGCTTACAATAGCAGAGTACTTCAGGGACGTTGAAGGAAGGGACGTTCTTCTCTTCATAGACAACATATTCAGGTTCGTTCAGGCAGGAAGTGAGGTTTCTGCCCTTCTTGGTAGAATGCCGTCTGCAGTCGGTTATCAGCCCACTCTTGCAACCGATATGGGAGAACTTCAGGAGAGGATCACCTCGACCAGAAGAGGATCCATCACTTCTGTTCAGGCCATTTACGTACCCGCAGACGACATTACCGACCCCGCCCCCGCAACCACCTTCGCTCACCTGGATGCAACCGTCGTTCTGTCAAGAAGAATAGCAGAACTTGGGCTTTACCCTGCCGTTGACCCACTAGATTCTTCTTCGAAGATACTCGATCCCGCTGTCGTTGGAAGAGAACACTACGAAGTGGCAAGAGGTGTTCAGGAAGTACTCCAGAGATACAAGGACCTGCAGGATATCATAGCCATTCTCGGTGTAGAGGAGTTGTCTCCGGAGGACAAACTCGTTGTTCACCGCGCAAGGAGAATTCAGAGGTTCCTTAGTCAGCCTTTCCATGTTGCCGAAAGGTTCACAGGAAGGCCTGGTAAATACGTTCCTCTCGAGGAAACGATCAGAGGCTTCAAAGAGATCCTAGATGGAAAGCTCGATGATGTGCCAGAGCAGGCGTTTCTCATGGCTGGAACCATCGACGAAGTCAAAGAGCGCGCCAAAGAAATGAGGAGTTGA
- a CDS encoding radical SAM protein, giving the protein MKALILDGYVDEPAVFGVPPYISPYVRYLAGALVLAGLEVDYITVDRMRKEQLWEIVNEYDYLFVVAGITVPGRYKGGTPLTLGELQRILNLARKPLKIVGGPIVRGYSLRGGTVAKLPEISADYLVTGDLEAFVLSYFRGEPDPTAKSDYETIDMVAPHGAVILRKHPNFPHIICEIELSKGCERETFCTFCTEPILHGRLISRKVSSILKEIESLYKAGCRAFRFGRTANILAYGSDMNAGKPSPEIIEELYSGTRMVAPSLEVLHTDNANPVYLVKHEKECRKIVETIVRYNTPGDVFSFGVESFDETVLKRNNIQGSPEEFLRAVFIVNEIGGKRVEGIPKLLPGINLIFGLSGETEQTLEKDYLYLKKILDDGYLLRRINIRKLLVYPGTPVYEYFKTRKPKIKSHLHEKWKRKIREEIDHEMLKRVFPVGTILRKVIPEYVEGKFTFGRQLGSYPILVGIPGVHSDVMDVVIVSHGERSVTAIPYPPSLNSMSLEELTAIPGIGQALARKIILNRPFRNWSELEKIIPPETMRVLKKIDISLQQV; this is encoded by the coding sequence ATGAAAGCGCTGATTCTCGATGGATACGTTGATGAGCCTGCCGTTTTCGGTGTCCCACCTTACATAAGCCCTTACGTAAGATACCTCGCGGGTGCTCTCGTTCTGGCGGGGCTGGAAGTTGACTACATCACCGTAGACAGGATGAGAAAAGAGCAGCTGTGGGAAATTGTCAACGAATACGATTATCTCTTCGTGGTGGCGGGTATCACCGTTCCGGGACGGTACAAGGGAGGAACACCCCTGACCCTTGGAGAGCTCCAGAGGATACTGAACCTTGCCAGAAAGCCCTTGAAGATCGTGGGAGGTCCCATCGTCAGGGGCTATTCTCTCAGAGGAGGAACCGTTGCCAAGCTTCCGGAAATTTCAGCAGATTATCTGGTGACGGGTGACTTAGAGGCCTTTGTGCTTTCTTATTTCAGGGGAGAACCCGATCCAACGGCCAAAAGCGACTACGAAACAATCGACATGGTAGCACCCCACGGTGCGGTCATTCTCAGAAAACACCCCAACTTTCCACACATTATCTGCGAAATAGAACTTTCAAAGGGATGTGAAAGGGAGACCTTCTGTACTTTCTGTACGGAACCCATACTCCATGGAAGACTGATTTCAAGAAAGGTCAGTTCTATACTGAAAGAGATAGAGTCTCTCTACAAGGCAGGATGCAGGGCGTTTCGCTTTGGCAGAACGGCGAACATCCTGGCCTACGGATCCGATATGAATGCTGGAAAACCCTCTCCAGAGATAATTGAAGAGCTGTACTCCGGCACAAGAATGGTTGCCCCTTCACTCGAGGTTCTTCACACCGACAACGCCAACCCTGTTTATCTTGTCAAACACGAAAAAGAGTGTAGAAAGATTGTGGAAACCATCGTCAGGTACAATACACCCGGGGACGTGTTCTCCTTCGGTGTGGAATCTTTCGATGAAACTGTTCTGAAAAGAAACAACATACAAGGTTCTCCTGAAGAATTCCTGAGAGCCGTTTTCATAGTGAACGAAATAGGTGGCAAGCGTGTGGAAGGAATCCCAAAACTTCTTCCCGGTATAAACCTGATTTTCGGTCTTTCCGGTGAGACCGAACAAACCCTCGAGAAAGACTACCTTTATTTGAAAAAAATTCTGGACGATGGATACCTCTTAAGAAGGATCAACATCAGAAAACTCCTTGTGTATCCAGGAACACCTGTTTACGAATATTTCAAAACCAGAAAGCCCAAGATCAAAAGCCACCTCCATGAAAAATGGAAAAGAAAGATCCGTGAGGAGATCGACCACGAGATGTTAAAACGGGTCTTTCCCGTGGGAACCATTCTGAGGAAAGTGATACCAGAGTATGTGGAAGGGAAATTCACCTTTGGAAGGCAACTTGGAAGTTACCCCATTCTCGTGGGAATTCCCGGTGTTCATTCCGATGTGATGGACGTCGTGATTGTGTCGCACGGAGAACGTTCCGTCACTGCCATCCCCTATCCTCCTTCCCTGAACAGTATGTCACTCGAGGAACTCACCGCGATACCCGGAATTGGCCAGGCACTGGCGAGAAAGATCATCCTGAATCGCCCGTTCAGAAACTGGAGTGAACTGGAAAAGATAATTCCCCCCGAAACGATGAGAGTGCTGAAAAAGATTGACATTTCTTTACAGCAGGTGTAA
- a CDS encoding F0F1 ATP synthase subunit epsilon: MKVKIVTPYGTVFDRESDFVSFRTVEGAMGILPRRAPIITQLSVCDVKIRSGEDEFRLKVAGGFLVCDGKEVTIITEEAGREEDISPDRFMEARERVERVRKFFQSS, from the coding sequence GTGAAAGTGAAGATCGTAACACCCTACGGAACGGTGTTCGACAGAGAAAGCGATTTCGTTTCTTTTCGTACTGTCGAAGGTGCGATGGGTATCCTCCCGAGGAGGGCCCCCATCATCACGCAGCTTTCTGTGTGTGATGTAAAAATCAGATCTGGTGAAGATGAGTTTCGTCTCAAAGTTGCAGGTGGTTTTCTCGTGTGTGATGGAAAAGAGGTGACCATAATAACTGAGGAAGCGGGAAGGGAAGAGGACATCTCTCCGGACAGGTTCATGGAAGCCAGGGAAAGGGTAGAAAGGGTGAGAAAATTCTTCCAGTCTTCGTAA
- a CDS encoding RNA polymerase sigma factor: MNEKKLVEALKKKENWAYEVLYREFAPKIGSIAKSYLNTDDVDDVVQDVFVRIFKGIKKFRGDSKLSTWIYRIAVNVCKDYLQKYKRRNEFLTDFQESDNEDEIYIQPQAKENVLEEVLRSITVEKVQEALEKLSPEDRLLIKLRDIDGLSYEEIASVLQKPVGTVKSRLHYARKRLGELLKEGERVER, from the coding sequence TTGAACGAGAAAAAACTCGTGGAAGCCTTGAAGAAGAAAGAAAACTGGGCTTACGAGGTTTTGTATAGAGAGTTTGCACCCAAAATAGGAAGCATAGCAAAAAGTTATCTGAACACGGACGATGTGGACGATGTGGTGCAGGATGTTTTCGTGAGGATTTTCAAAGGTATAAAAAAGTTCAGGGGAGACTCGAAACTTTCCACGTGGATCTACAGGATAGCGGTGAACGTTTGCAAGGACTACCTTCAGAAGTACAAAAGAAGAAACGAGTTCTTGACGGATTTTCAGGAAAGCGACAACGAAGACGAAATCTACATCCAGCCACAGGCCAAAGAAAATGTGCTAGAAGAGGTACTGCGTTCCATAACAGTCGAAAAGGTACAGGAAGCCCTGGAGAAACTTTCACCGGAGGATCGATTGCTCATAAAACTTCGAGACATAGATGGATTGAGCTACGAAGAGATAGCGTCCGTTCTTCAAAAGCCTGTTGGTACTGTCAAAAGCAGGCTTCACTACGCCAGAAAAAGACTGGGGGAACTCCTGAAAGAGGGTGAAAGGGTTGAAAGATGA
- the pyrH gene encoding UMP kinase, with protein sequence MRVLVKLSGEALSGEGKKGFDPERVSYLISEIKKVVEEGYRVGIVVGAGNLFRGIELKSLSRERADQIGLLGTVMNAVYLKDHFEREGLKTKIFSQIVNLPDVESVSYDSIESAIENGFVLIFAGGTSNPFFTTDTAAVLRAKEMKAQIIVKATKVDGIYDRDPKRFSDAKRIERLTFSEAMKMGIEVMDAEAFALCKKLGITVRVINFFEPGSLLKALKGENVGSIVLPD encoded by the coding sequence ATGAGGGTGCTGGTAAAACTGAGCGGAGAGGCACTATCCGGTGAAGGAAAAAAAGGTTTTGATCCAGAAAGGGTCTCGTATCTCATCTCGGAAATAAAGAAGGTGGTCGAAGAAGGTTACAGAGTGGGAATAGTGGTGGGAGCGGGAAACCTGTTCAGGGGAATTGAATTGAAAAGTCTTTCCAGAGAGAGGGCAGACCAGATTGGCCTTCTTGGAACTGTCATGAACGCGGTGTATCTGAAAGACCACTTCGAAAGGGAAGGTTTGAAGACAAAGATATTCTCTCAGATAGTGAACCTTCCCGACGTGGAGAGCGTGAGTTACGATTCGATTGAATCGGCCATTGAAAACGGTTTCGTTTTGATATTCGCGGGTGGAACGAGCAATCCGTTCTTCACAACAGATACCGCCGCCGTTTTGCGTGCGAAAGAGATGAAGGCCCAGATCATCGTCAAGGCAACAAAGGTGGATGGAATCTACGACAGAGATCCCAAACGATTCTCAGATGCCAAAAGGATCGAACGCTTGACCTTTTCCGAAGCGATGAAAATGGGAATCGAGGTCATGGATGCCGAGGCCTTTGCACTTTGCAAAAAGTTGGGCATAACCGTCAGGGTTATAAATTTCTTCGAGCCAGGTTCACTTTTGAAGGCCCTGAAGGGAGAAAACGTAGGAAGCATCGTTTTGCCCGATTAA
- the hpf gene encoding ribosome hibernation-promoting factor, HPF/YfiA family — protein sequence MDYRITGKGVEISDAIKNYLEKRLDKVDRVIYDDELVSFNVRIEKDGKNQYVVKFNMNLKGNIINVEERHPDIYTAIDFASDALEKQVKRLKEKIKNHDHRRSVPVERPLEEPGEFSPSDKISSVKRVSLLNMDLDEAVMQMEELNHKFLVFRNVNTGEINMLYRDEDGGIHLLEMAE from the coding sequence ATGGATTACAGAATAACGGGAAAGGGCGTAGAGATATCGGACGCCATAAAGAACTATCTCGAAAAGCGTCTCGATAAAGTCGACAGAGTGATCTACGATGACGAACTGGTTTCGTTCAACGTCAGGATAGAGAAAGACGGAAAGAACCAGTACGTTGTGAAGTTCAACATGAACCTGAAGGGGAACATCATAAACGTGGAAGAAAGGCATCCGGACATCTACACGGCGATAGATTTCGCATCCGACGCTCTGGAAAAACAGGTGAAGAGGCTGAAAGAAAAGATAAAGAACCACGATCACAGAAGGTCGGTCCCGGTGGAAAGACCTCTGGAAGAACCCGGGGAATTTTCTCCTTCTGATAAGATCTCTTCTGTGAAGAGAGTCTCTCTGCTCAACATGGATCTCGATGAGGCGGTCATGCAGATGGAAGAATTGAATCACAAGTTCCTTGTTTTCAGGAACGTCAACACCGGAGAGATAAACATGCTCTACAGAGACGAGGATGGTGGAATTCACCTTCTCGAAATGGCAGAGTAA
- a CDS encoding MFS transporter, with translation MKRIDEIVEKYVDRKTQRKFLILTSIAWMFDAAGVMLLSFVLPYVIEEWKLTSTQGATIASATFLGMLLGALSVGFVADLLGRKTSNLFFFVVTITFTFLSGFSKSLSALVVLRALSGFGYGGLMPSFNAYLSEFTSTGLRGRYLVLLESSWAVGSILIGLFAVFVLPNWRWIFWIFGFGYVFVPVFSKMPETPKYALLKGGKSALERVLGRKVEEEIVPPKKEKVPIVSLLKKEHLKDTVLIWSVWFVVSFVYYALFTWAPRIFSSQGISVLKSSWFTFYMMVAQLPGYLSAAYFIEKWGRKISLGVYFIGTGAAALLWANVRGDVSLLAFAMVLSFFCLGVWGLVYAYTPELYPTPLRGTGNGAAGVWARIAGMIAPYYTGFMMEKGKSIAETLSWISAMAVAAGIAVLIFGRETKGRYID, from the coding sequence GTGAAAAGAATAGACGAAATCGTCGAAAAGTACGTTGACAGGAAAACTCAGAGAAAATTTCTGATACTTACCTCTATCGCCTGGATGTTCGATGCGGCAGGTGTCATGCTCCTCTCGTTCGTTCTTCCCTACGTGATCGAGGAATGGAAACTCACTTCTACTCAGGGGGCTACGATAGCAAGTGCTACTTTTCTGGGAATGCTCCTTGGTGCTCTTTCCGTTGGTTTTGTGGCAGACCTTCTTGGAAGGAAGACCTCGAACCTTTTCTTTTTCGTTGTCACAATCACCTTCACGTTCCTGTCAGGATTTTCGAAGTCGCTCAGTGCACTTGTGGTTTTAAGGGCGTTGTCTGGTTTTGGATACGGTGGGTTGATGCCGTCTTTCAACGCGTACCTTTCCGAGTTCACCAGTACTGGGCTCAGAGGAAGGTACCTTGTTCTTCTGGAATCCAGCTGGGCAGTTGGAAGCATTCTGATCGGGCTTTTCGCGGTTTTCGTTCTTCCAAACTGGAGATGGATCTTCTGGATCTTCGGTTTTGGATACGTCTTCGTTCCGGTATTTTCCAAAATGCCAGAAACCCCAAAATACGCCCTCTTGAAAGGTGGAAAGAGCGCTCTGGAAAGGGTTCTTGGAAGAAAAGTGGAAGAGGAGATAGTTCCTCCGAAGAAAGAAAAGGTACCCATAGTTTCACTTTTGAAGAAAGAACATCTGAAAGACACAGTTTTGATCTGGTCTGTGTGGTTTGTGGTTAGCTTCGTGTACTACGCACTGTTCACGTGGGCTCCACGGATCTTCTCTTCTCAGGGCATAAGCGTGCTCAAGTCTTCATGGTTCACCTTTTACATGATGGTGGCTCAGCTTCCCGGATATCTTTCAGCGGCTTACTTCATAGAGAAATGGGGAAGAAAGATTTCTCTGGGAGTTTACTTCATAGGAACGGGAGCTGCCGCTCTGCTCTGGGCCAACGTACGTGGAGACGTTTCGCTTCTTGCTTTTGCCATGGTTCTTTCATTCTTCTGTCTGGGAGTATGGGGACTGGTCTATGCCTACACTCCCGAACTCTACCCCACGCCACTCAGGGGCACCGGGAATGGAGCAGCCGGTGTATGGGCAAGGATAGCCGGAATGATAGCACCGTACTACACAGGTTTCATGATGGAAAAAGGAAAGAGCATCGCAGAAACCCTTTCATGGATCTCTGCGATGGCCGTGGCAGCAGGAATCGCTGTTTTGATCTTCGGAAGAGAGACAAAAGGAAGGTATATCGATTAA